One genomic region from Leptospira montravelensis encodes:
- the kdpB gene encoding potassium-transporting ATPase subunit KdpB, with amino-acid sequence MVNSNKIISRELLQTSFSGAIQKFSPKYAFSNPVMATVWIGTFILMLQILYYIGSGIPLQIEISVFIWLVITLFFANFAESIAEGRGKARADSLKKTRSKTISKKVDKVGELNYTEIISSELKIGDIVFVKTGEVIPGDGEVVLGIASVDESAVTGESAPVIRESGGDRSAVTGGTKVISDHLYIKITTKPGESFLDKMIAMIEGATRQKTPNEIALGIVLVALTFLFLLTVLSLVPIANFVGTQIGQNWNFRFSIWLALFVCLIPTTIAALLSAIGISGMERLIRHNVIAKSGKAVEAAGDIHVLLLDKTGTITLGNREANRFYPAVGITEEELADASQLSSLSDETPEGRSIVVLAKQKYAIRERNLKSLDVNWIPFSASTRMSGVEIYENGKLVRNVRKGASDSIRKYVESLGGNIPQTMQMISDEVSRKGSTPIWVTEGNKLLGIIELKDIVKGGLKERFVTLRRMGIRTVMITGDNPLTAAAIAAEAGVDDFIAEATPEAKLKRIRDEQANGYLVAMIGDGTNDAPALAQSDVGVAMNTGTQTAREAGNMIDLDSNPSKLIEIVEIGKQLLMTRGALTTFSIANDIAKYFAILPALFLPLAPLNIMHLSSPDHAILSAVIFNALVIPALIPLSLRGVKYIPKSPDAALLRNFLLYGGGGMVFPFLGIKLIDLIISGGYL; translated from the coding sequence ATGGTAAATTCAAATAAAATAATTTCACGAGAACTTTTGCAAACATCATTCAGTGGAGCAATTCAAAAGTTTTCTCCAAAGTATGCATTCTCTAATCCAGTGATGGCAACTGTCTGGATCGGGACTTTCATTTTAATGTTACAAATTTTATATTATATTGGATCGGGCATTCCGCTTCAAATTGAAATTTCAGTTTTCATCTGGTTAGTAATCACATTATTTTTTGCAAATTTTGCAGAGAGTATCGCGGAAGGAAGAGGAAAAGCCCGAGCTGATAGTTTAAAAAAAACAAGATCCAAAACAATTTCGAAAAAAGTGGATAAGGTAGGAGAATTAAATTATACTGAGATCATTTCCAGTGAATTAAAAATCGGTGATATTGTTTTTGTCAAAACAGGCGAAGTGATTCCTGGTGATGGTGAGGTGGTTTTGGGAATTGCAAGTGTAGATGAATCTGCAGTCACTGGTGAGTCAGCACCTGTCATCCGTGAAAGTGGCGGAGATCGCTCAGCTGTCACAGGAGGGACTAAGGTCATCTCAGATCATTTATACATTAAAATTACAACAAAACCTGGTGAAAGTTTTCTTGATAAAATGATCGCAATGATTGAGGGAGCAACAAGACAAAAAACTCCAAATGAAATAGCTTTAGGCATTGTTCTTGTCGCACTTACTTTCCTTTTTTTGTTAACAGTTCTTTCTTTGGTTCCAATCGCAAATTTTGTAGGAACTCAGATTGGTCAGAATTGGAATTTTCGCTTTTCAATTTGGTTGGCATTATTCGTTTGTTTGATTCCAACAACGATTGCAGCCCTACTTAGTGCGATTGGGATTTCAGGAATGGAAAGATTAATTCGACATAACGTTATTGCAAAAAGTGGTAAAGCAGTAGAAGCCGCTGGAGACATTCATGTTTTATTATTAGACAAAACTGGTACGATTACTTTAGGAAATAGAGAGGCTAATCGTTTTTATCCTGCAGTCGGAATAACAGAGGAAGAACTTGCCGATGCAAGCCAACTTTCTTCGTTATCAGATGAAACTCCAGAAGGAAGGTCAATTGTAGTTCTCGCAAAACAAAAGTATGCGATTCGTGAAAGAAATCTAAAGTCTTTGGACGTAAACTGGATTCCCTTTTCCGCTTCTACTAGAATGAGTGGGGTAGAAATTTATGAAAATGGAAAATTAGTAAGGAATGTACGTAAAGGAGCTTCGGATTCCATTCGAAAATACGTTGAATCTTTGGGAGGAAATATTCCGCAAACGATGCAGATGATTTCAGATGAAGTTTCTAGAAAAGGGAGTACTCCCATTTGGGTCACAGAAGGAAATAAACTTCTTGGTATCATTGAATTAAAAGACATAGTGAAAGGAGGGCTAAAAGAAAGATTTGTTACATTAAGAAGGATGGGAATTCGAACGGTGATGATCACAGGAGACAACCCACTGACTGCAGCGGCCATTGCCGCAGAGGCTGGGGTAGATGATTTTATTGCTGAAGCCACTCCAGAGGCAAAATTAAAAAGAATTCGAGATGAACAGGCAAACGGGTATTTGGTGGCAATGATCGGTGATGGAACCAATGACGCACCTGCACTTGCGCAATCAGATGTTGGTGTGGCGATGAATACGGGTACACAAACTGCAAGGGAGGCTGGTAATATGATAGATTTGGATAGTAATCCAAGTAAACTCATTGAAATTGTTGAAATTGGGAAACAACTCCTTATGACAAGAGGAGCGCTTACAACATTTAGTATCGCTAATGATATTGCCAAATATTTTGCCATTCTACCTGCTTTGTTTTTGCCTCTAGCTCCTCTCAATATTATGCATTTGTCGAGCCCTGATCATGCAATTTTATCTGCTGTGATCTTTAATGCCCTTGTGATACCCGCATTGATTCCTCTTTCCCTTCGAGGTGTTAAATACATACCTAAGTCACCTGATGCAGCACTATTAAGAAATTTTCTTCTTTATGGAGGAGGGGGAATGGTATTTCCATTTTTGGGAATCAAACTCATTGACTTAATTATTTCTGGAGGTTATCTATGA
- a CDS encoding LIC10775 family protein, with protein MLGEMHSLRVLTLKWKVGILLNLLWIPFFLHAQPKSNIIVDPLLQRPWIPDAEEEESRSFHRFLSQFKNKQSTVKKKDIHGRNYLISPSGLMRFLIDDEYRKEFPVLEEADIAAKELEALYEVRNEKEAVFLGKGIHLCYRLKLEKEPGFFPSWLTKSNEITNRAANEWSDQTIPLDLVSEPYGCYLTVSSPQDTLVLESESFRYRIRFPSELRYEGLYGNRLGIYGENRDSIYRIVRFVQFLENYLPLGQTEWDEALKLQTSGKKKKNLPKIILSIGSSFDKSRPLRDTKNYFRFWDTMRSLSPTLIRKLGFKRTESNSEYISEWTEVDEIGNSVAMEMKEYYLYNAPRGYFLSLSFPKREKEKADRYWQTIRSSFEVKE; from the coding sequence ATGTTAGGGGAGATGCACTCTCTTCGTGTTTTGACACTCAAGTGGAAAGTCGGTATCCTATTGAATCTACTATGGATTCCTTTTTTTTTACATGCACAACCAAAGTCAAACATCATAGTTGATCCTTTATTACAAAGACCTTGGATTCCCGATGCGGAGGAAGAGGAGAGCCGAAGTTTTCATCGTTTCCTTTCTCAGTTCAAAAATAAACAATCCACAGTGAAAAAAAAGGACATACATGGTAGAAACTATTTAATTTCACCATCTGGACTTATGCGTTTTCTTATCGATGATGAGTATCGTAAAGAATTTCCTGTTTTAGAAGAAGCGGATATTGCGGCCAAGGAACTTGAAGCTTTATACGAAGTTCGCAATGAAAAGGAAGCTGTCTTTCTTGGAAAAGGAATTCACCTTTGTTACCGTTTAAAACTGGAAAAGGAACCTGGTTTTTTTCCCAGTTGGCTTACGAAATCCAATGAAATTACGAACCGGGCTGCCAATGAATGGTCGGACCAAACCATACCTTTGGACTTAGTCAGTGAACCTTATGGATGTTATCTGACTGTTTCCAGTCCACAGGATACGCTTGTATTGGAATCAGAATCATTTCGGTATCGAATTCGATTTCCTTCCGAACTTCGTTACGAGGGATTGTATGGGAATCGGCTAGGAATTTACGGAGAAAATAGGGATTCAATATATCGAATCGTACGTTTCGTACAGTTTTTGGAGAATTATTTGCCTCTTGGTCAAACGGAATGGGATGAAGCATTAAAATTACAAACTTCTGGTAAAAAAAAGAAAAATTTGCCTAAGATCATTTTGTCTATTGGGTCTAGTTTTGATAAATCACGGCCACTTCGTGATACAAAAAATTATTTTCGTTTTTGGGATACAATGCGCTCTCTTTCACCAACTCTCATTAGAAAATTGGGATTTAAAAGAACGGAATCAAACTCTGAATATATAAGCGAATGGACCGAAGTGGATGAAATCGGAAATTCAGTTGCAATGGAAATGAAAGAATATTATCTTTATAATGCTCCACGCGGTTATTTCCTTTCGTTGTCTTTTCCAAAAAGGGAAAAAGAAAAAGCAGACCGTTATTGGCAAACCATTCGTAGTTCATTTGAGGTTAAGGAGTAA
- a CDS encoding sensor histidine kinase codes for MNEGKRPEDFLSIANQEEPKKKGILKVYFGMSPGVGKTYAMLTEAHHLKEDGEDVKIGVVESHGREETNALIEGLDRIPLNKIEYRGKVWEEMDVESILKEKPSYILVDELAHTNIPGSLNNKRYQDVFLLLDAGIHVLSTVNVQHLESQVDSIEKIIQSPVKETIPDSILERADELVLIDIIPDELLKRLSEGKVYIAEKILAAKENFFRKENLTYLRELSLSYTAKYVEKRMPQGRERVMVAISASPNSKTLLRYAKKLALERNSELYAFFSENEEEKSVEAANSIRSHIRLAKELGAEVIHSFESDPVVGILAIAEEKRINRLVIGRPKKSFFLDIFQRNIPSKLIKQLRGVELIVLPYADDLSLQFDFYKKLIPSSGIRQYISVFALTSIVTLGNQFLISYIGYWTISILYLFFVAVLGIFFSRGPVLLAAILSASFWNFLFIPPLYTFYISKLEDALMFVIFMLIALINGSLTARLKKNELKLRSREEKLSILYELTQNLSKTSTASEIIKTGESFFKRIFPFPVKLHFYQGGEFSPAIEDPKDLAVATWTIKNGKPAGKYTETLSLANATFYPLVSPGGITGVINVNSTEEPSLEKEILLNTVANQVALALDRDILSEDSRKNFLIKESEKLYNLIFNSLSHELKTPLTSIQGSASALLDPDIDADINARKNLIEEIQESSLVLNLLLGNLLDISRIESGYLTLKKEKVYPSEIIHDSISYLGKNKLNHTIKIQLNDLDLPIELDRILFSHALFNLLYNACMYTPEGSTVWISLEKTEKSIQWIVDDNGFGLPLDSSRIFQKFYRGESSGKIGTGLGLAITKSIVELHGGNIEAVNRKEGGARFLIDIPFSK; via the coding sequence ATGAATGAAGGTAAGCGTCCGGAAGATTTTCTTTCGATAGCAAATCAGGAAGAACCAAAAAAAAAGGGAATTCTAAAAGTTTATTTTGGGATGTCACCTGGTGTTGGAAAAACCTATGCTATGTTAACGGAAGCACATCATTTAAAAGAAGATGGAGAAGATGTAAAAATTGGAGTCGTAGAATCACATGGAAGAGAAGAAACAAATGCATTGATTGAAGGTTTGGATCGTATTCCGCTTAATAAAATTGAATATAGGGGGAAGGTATGGGAAGAAATGGATGTCGAAAGTATCTTAAAAGAAAAACCAAGTTATATACTGGTTGATGAATTGGCCCATACCAATATTCCCGGTTCGCTCAACAACAAAAGATATCAGGATGTTTTTTTACTATTAGATGCAGGGATTCATGTTCTCTCCACTGTGAATGTTCAACATTTAGAAAGCCAAGTAGATTCTATTGAAAAAATTATACAAAGCCCGGTAAAAGAGACCATTCCGGATAGTATTCTCGAGAGGGCAGACGAACTTGTGTTAATCGATATTATACCTGATGAATTGTTAAAGAGATTGTCTGAGGGAAAGGTATACATTGCGGAAAAAATATTAGCAGCAAAAGAAAATTTTTTTCGCAAAGAAAACTTAACCTATCTTCGGGAATTGTCTTTGTCATACACTGCAAAGTACGTAGAAAAAAGGATGCCTCAAGGCAGAGAAAGGGTAATGGTTGCGATCTCGGCAAGCCCTAATTCAAAAACATTGCTGAGGTATGCAAAAAAGTTGGCTTTAGAAAGGAATTCTGAGTTGTATGCATTTTTTTCAGAAAACGAAGAAGAGAAAAGTGTGGAAGCTGCCAATTCCATACGTTCTCACATTCGGTTGGCAAAGGAATTAGGTGCAGAAGTTATCCACTCCTTTGAATCTGATCCAGTAGTTGGAATCCTAGCCATAGCAGAGGAAAAACGGATCAATCGTTTGGTCATCGGTAGGCCCAAAAAAAGTTTTTTCTTGGATATCTTTCAGAGGAACATACCTTCTAAACTCATCAAACAACTTAGAGGTGTAGAACTTATTGTTTTACCTTATGCAGACGATCTCTCGTTACAATTTGATTTTTATAAAAAACTAATTCCTTCTTCTGGTATTCGCCAATATATATCTGTATTTGCTTTAACTTCAATCGTTACCTTAGGTAATCAATTTTTAATTTCTTATATTGGATATTGGACTATTTCGATTCTTTATTTGTTTTTTGTAGCAGTACTTGGGATATTTTTTAGTCGCGGCCCTGTTTTGCTTGCTGCGATTCTCTCTGCTTCATTTTGGAATTTTCTGTTTATCCCACCTCTTTATACTTTTTATATTTCGAAGTTAGAAGATGCTTTGATGTTCGTGATTTTTATGTTGATTGCTCTCATTAATGGAAGTTTAACGGCAAGGCTTAAAAAAAATGAACTAAAACTTAGGTCAAGAGAAGAGAAACTTTCCATTCTTTATGAACTCACACAAAATTTATCTAAAACCTCAACGGCGTCGGAAATAATCAAAACAGGTGAATCATTCTTTAAACGAATTTTTCCGTTTCCTGTAAAACTTCATTTTTACCAAGGTGGTGAGTTTTCTCCCGCCATTGAAGATCCAAAAGATCTGGCTGTGGCTACTTGGACGATCAAAAACGGAAAACCGGCAGGAAAATATACTGAAACATTATCTCTTGCCAATGCTACATTTTATCCACTTGTTTCCCCAGGAGGCATTACTGGTGTAATTAATGTTAACTCTACTGAGGAACCGAGTTTGGAAAAAGAAATACTTCTGAATACAGTCGCAAACCAAGTTGCTTTAGCTCTGGACCGAGATATTCTCTCAGAAGATTCTAGGAAAAATTTTTTGATAAAAGAATCAGAAAAATTATACAATCTGATTTTTAATTCATTATCACATGAATTAAAAACTCCTCTGACTTCCATTCAAGGCTCGGCATCTGCACTCCTTGATCCTGATATTGATGCCGATATAAATGCTAGAAAAAATCTAATTGAAGAGATTCAGGAAAGTTCATTAGTCTTGAATTTGCTATTGGGAAATCTATTAGATATTAGTCGTATTGAATCCGGATATTTAACTTTGAAAAAAGAAAAAGTATATCCATCTGAAATTATACACGATTCGATTTCTTATTTGGGCAAAAACAAATTAAACCATACAATTAAGATTCAGTTAAATGATTTGGATTTGCCAATTGAACTAGATCGAATTCTATTTTCCCACGCTCTTTTTAACTTACTTTATAATGCATGTATGTATACTCCTGAAGGTTCAACCGTTTGGATATCGCTAGAAAAAACTGAAAAATCCATTCAATGGATAGTAGATGATAACGGATTTGGTCTTCCGCTTGATTCTTCGCGAATCTTTCAGAAGTTTTATCGAGGTGAATCATCGGGAAAAATAGGGACTGGACTTGGTCTTGCGATAACCAAATCAATCGTTGAGTTACATGGCGGTAATATTGAAGCAGTCAATAGGAAAGAAGGGGGAGCAAGGTTTCTCATTGACATACCTTTTTCTAAATAA
- a CDS encoding potassium-transporting ATPase subunit C — translation MKNNETSNQWEISIRFLFVSLLLLGVVYPLTVTGISNLFFSEKANGSLIILDGNVFGSELLAQKLNSKSMFMYRPSANDYNKIPSGASNLSPSSFELKTLVDQRKSVLDGMGIDYRNCPELLYASASGLDPHISVGCAYEQANFLNREFKVPIDTLNELIQKNTEYSLWGFVGRERVNVTKLNVSWKKIINE, via the coding sequence ATGAAAAATAATGAAACATCGAACCAATGGGAAATCTCCATTCGATTTTTATTTGTATCCTTGCTTTTGTTAGGTGTTGTTTATCCTTTAACAGTGACAGGGATTTCCAATTTGTTTTTTTCAGAGAAAGCAAATGGAAGTTTGATTATATTGGATGGTAATGTATTTGGTTCCGAACTTTTGGCTCAAAAGTTAAATTCAAAATCTATGTTCATGTATCGACCAAGTGCAAATGATTACAATAAAATACCGAGTGGGGCCTCCAATTTAAGCCCTTCTAGTTTTGAATTAAAAACATTAGTAGACCAAAGAAAATCAGTTTTAGATGGAATGGGAATTGATTATCGCAACTGTCCTGAATTATTATATGCCTCTGCTTCGGGATTGGATCCACATATTTCAGTTGGTTGTGCATATGAACAAGCCAATTTTCTTAATCGAGAATTCAAAGTTCCCATTGATACTTTAAATGAGTTGATTCAAAAAAATACTGAGTATTCTTTGTGGGGATTTGTTGGGCGTGAACGTGTAAATGTTACAAAATTAAATGTATCTTGGAAAAAAATAATCAATGAATGA
- the kdpA gene encoding potassium-transporting ATPase subunit KdpA codes for MVELFYLPFYLGLLILISPFVGYYMAFILNAKLLPLEKWIYQFIFSGSPSTQTPKQYLSSLFVFHTMAGGILFLILKFQEHFTLNPLHLLGMDWDLALNTTISFITNTNWQAYSGESQLSYFSQMVGLTPQNFLSAGVGISVLAFVSRAIISSKTNRFGNFWLDLFRSTFYILLPLSFFVSILLVGQGVIQSFSGPIQSLGFDGVLETIPMGPAASQIAIKQIGTNGGGFFGVNSAHPFENPTPISNFIQMFSILFLPASCVFLYGKITNSFRHVWVIFFVMLSFLILGFVGVYFSEQNHFGFWEGKELRFSLTESSLWLTTTTAASNGSVNSMHDSYSPLAGGIAIFQMMLGEIIFGGVGTGMYGMFLFLILTVFLSGLMTGRTPEYLGKKIGSYEIKWTLFGILSPTVCILLGSTVTVLLESGYSAKGPHALSQILYAFSSAAGNNGSAFAGFSADTLWGNLSLGFSMLVGRFSVIYAVVIVAGSLGGKVTTKAFDGNFKLDTILFGVLLFSVILIVCGLSFFPVLALGPILEQILISKGIFF; via the coding sequence ATGGTCGAATTATTTTATCTCCCGTTTTATCTTGGGTTACTGATTCTTATTTCACCTTTCGTCGGTTATTATATGGCATTCATTTTGAATGCGAAGTTGTTACCGTTAGAAAAGTGGATATACCAGTTTATTTTTTCCGGCTCACCTTCCACTCAAACACCAAAACAGTATTTAAGTAGCCTCTTTGTTTTCCATACAATGGCAGGTGGAATTTTATTTTTGATTTTAAAATTTCAAGAACACTTTACTCTCAATCCTTTACATCTTCTTGGGATGGACTGGGATCTTGCCCTAAATACAACGATATCCTTTATCACAAATACGAATTGGCAGGCCTATTCTGGAGAAAGCCAGTTGAGTTATTTTTCTCAGATGGTCGGACTCACTCCTCAAAATTTTCTTAGTGCGGGTGTTGGGATTTCTGTTTTAGCATTTGTTAGTCGCGCAATTATATCTTCTAAAACGAATCGATTTGGAAACTTTTGGTTGGATTTATTTCGCTCGACCTTTTATATTCTTCTCCCCCTGTCTTTCTTTGTATCCATACTTCTCGTCGGACAAGGTGTCATTCAGTCATTTTCGGGTCCTATTCAGAGTCTAGGGTTTGATGGAGTTTTGGAAACAATACCGATGGGTCCTGCAGCTTCGCAGATTGCGATCAAACAAATTGGCACGAATGGAGGTGGTTTCTTTGGAGTGAACAGTGCTCATCCGTTTGAAAATCCTACTCCTATTTCTAACTTCATTCAAATGTTTTCGATACTCTTTTTGCCAGCCTCTTGTGTGTTTTTATATGGCAAAATCACAAATTCATTTCGTCACGTATGGGTAATTTTCTTTGTAATGTTGTCATTTTTAATCCTCGGGTTTGTCGGTGTTTATTTTTCTGAACAGAACCACTTTGGATTTTGGGAAGGAAAAGAACTTCGATTTAGTTTAACGGAATCTTCCCTTTGGTTAACAACAACTACGGCTGCTTCCAACGGTTCCGTCAATTCTATGCATGATAGTTATTCTCCATTAGCTGGAGGTATTGCCATATTTCAAATGATGTTAGGCGAAATTATCTTTGGTGGTGTCGGGACAGGAATGTATGGTATGTTTTTATTTTTGATACTTACGGTTTTTTTGTCTGGGTTGATGACGGGAAGGACTCCAGAATACCTCGGAAAAAAAATTGGCAGTTATGAAATCAAATGGACCTTATTTGGAATATTATCCCCTACAGTTTGTATTTTATTAGGAAGTACAGTTACGGTTTTATTAGAATCAGGTTATTCTGCTAAAGGTCCACATGCATTGTCACAAATTCTTTATGCCTTTAGTTCTGCAGCTGGTAATAATGGTTCTGCCTTTGCTGGTTTTTCAGCAGATACTTTATGGGGGAATTTATCTTTAGGCTTCTCTATGTTAGTGGGTAGGTTTAGTGTCATTTATGCTGTTGTAATTGTTGCGGGAAGTTTAGGTGGAAAGGTAACCACGAAGGCCTTCGATGGAAATTTCAAATTAGATACGATTCTATTTGGCGTTTTGCTTTTTAGCGTAATTTTAATCGTTTGTGGTCTTTCATTTTTTCCTGTTTTGGCACTGGGCCCTATATTAGAGCAAATACTGATTAGTAAAGGGATTTTCTTTTAA
- a CDS encoding outer membrane lipoprotein-sorting protein has product MLNILILFFFFSFVSIEAQGAPDTSLSAQELLARLDREMDFGKGLVKGTYVLIRRNGTSETWKINRFFNGEDALLLFDRKGRGLESKLLTKDEGENVFFFNVLSAKLFRKTDDEKYESLMGTGFFYVDLSGYSYQANYNPLVNADLEIGGEVYYRVSLKPILPYFYKKLVLLVGKKDLKPYRVDFHDRDGILFKTLNLKYGPVKVKEISGKVEEIQKASRLEMLDLNTGSITVWEIQEVDKSVNPDASLFAVDNLSR; this is encoded by the coding sequence ATGCTAAACATTCTGATCTTATTTTTTTTCTTTAGTTTTGTTTCGATAGAGGCGCAAGGGGCACCTGACACCAGTTTATCGGCTCAAGAACTTTTGGCAAGGCTTGACCGAGAAATGGATTTTGGAAAAGGACTTGTGAAAGGAACTTACGTTCTGATTCGTAGGAACGGAACTTCTGAAACTTGGAAGATCAATCGATTTTTTAATGGAGAAGATGCGCTTCTTCTTTTTGATAGAAAGGGGCGCGGACTCGAATCCAAACTTTTGACAAAGGACGAAGGTGAAAATGTGTTTTTCTTCAATGTCCTTAGCGCCAAACTGTTTCGAAAAACTGACGATGAAAAATACGAATCCTTAATGGGAACGGGTTTCTTTTATGTGGATCTTTCTGGTTATTCCTATCAGGCCAATTATAACCCGTTAGTGAATGCAGACCTAGAAATTGGTGGTGAAGTATACTACCGAGTTTCACTAAAACCCATCTTACCTTATTTTTATAAAAAGTTAGTTTTACTTGTAGGTAAAAAAGATCTAAAGCCATACCGTGTCGACTTTCATGATAGGGACGGGATTTTATTTAAAACTTTGAACTTAAAATATGGCCCTGTGAAAGTAAAAGAAATTTCAGGAAAAGTAGAAGAGATTCAAAAAGCCTCAAGGCTTGAAATGTTAGATTTGAATACAGGTAGCATTACCGTTTGGGAAATTCAAGAAGTAGACAAGTCTGTAAACCCAGATGCTTCCTTATTTGCAGTAGATAATTTAAGTCGTTAA
- a CDS encoding 16S rRNA (uracil(1498)-N(3))-methyltransferase, with protein MLEPGLILFRAGFSQKPTISLFPEELAHLRALRLSKEETIVQIRDGVGGLYDYQFSPLSKELKFLKETKIHKETEHKTIAIALPKGNRFDFFLQKVTEIGLDSVVFLVFRHSIRKEFNLERAEKIVKEAAAQSKQTVLLSLSIETAADWMDSHKESLVVFHPHRSEVFSANKIIGKIPVIGPEGGFHVDEENWMETNQIPRLTLPGGVLRTETAGIVAASFLVYGT; from the coding sequence TTGTTAGAGCCTGGACTCATCCTTTTTCGCGCTGGGTTTTCACAGAAACCTACAATTTCACTGTTTCCAGAAGAGTTGGCCCACCTTCGGGCTTTAAGGCTTAGTAAGGAAGAAACCATCGTCCAAATCCGAGACGGTGTTGGTGGTCTTTATGATTACCAATTTTCTCCTCTTTCCAAAGAATTAAAGTTTTTAAAAGAAACCAAAATACATAAAGAAACAGAACATAAAACCATAGCTATTGCGCTTCCGAAAGGGAATCGGTTTGATTTCTTTTTACAAAAAGTAACAGAGATTGGTTTAGATTCAGTGGTATTTCTTGTATTTCGTCATTCGATTCGAAAAGAGTTCAATTTAGAGAGAGCAGAAAAAATTGTGAAAGAAGCGGCGGCTCAGTCGAAACAAACTGTGTTATTGTCTTTATCGATAGAAACTGCGGCAGATTGGATGGATTCACATAAAGAGAGTTTGGTGGTCTTTCATCCGCATAGGTCTGAGGTTTTTTCTGCGAACAAAATCATTGGAAAAATTCCTGTGATAGGACCTGAGGGCGGCTTTCATGTCGATGAAGAAAATTGGATGGAAACAAACCAAATCCCACGGCTGACATTGCCAGGTGGGGTTCTACGGACGGAAACGGCAGGCATAGTCGCCGCCAGTTTCCTTGTGTATGGAACTTGA